One part of the Eptesicus fuscus isolate TK198812 chromosome 2, DD_ASM_mEF_20220401, whole genome shotgun sequence genome encodes these proteins:
- the LOC129152018 gene encoding MOB-like protein phocein, translating into MDSTLAVQQYIQQNIRADCSNIDKILEPPEGQDEGVWKYEHLRQFCLELNGLAVKLQSECHPDTCTQMTATEQWIFLCAAHKTPKECPAIDYTRHTLDGAACLLNSNKYFPSRVSIKESSVAKLGSVCRRIYRIFSHAYFHHRQIFDEYENETFLCHRFTKFVMKYNLMSKDNLIVPILEEEVQNSVSGESEA; encoded by the coding sequence ATGGACAGTACACTAGCTGTGCAGCAGTATATTCAACAGAACATAAGAGCAGATTGTTCCAATATTGACAAAATTCTTGAACCACCTGAAGGCCAAGATGAAGGTGTATGGAAGTATGAACATTTAAGGCAATTCTGTCTTGAGCTCAATGGACTTGCTGTCAAACTTCAGAGCGAATGCCATCCAGACACATGTACTCAGATGACAGCGACTGAGCAGTGGATTTTTCTTTGTGCAGCTCATAAAACTCCAAAAGAGTGTCCTGCTATAGACTATACTAGACACACACTTGATGGTGCTGCATGTCTTCTGAATagcaataaatattttcccaGCAGGGTTAGCATAAAGGAATCATCTGTAGCAAAACTAGGATCAGTATGTCGTAGgatttacagaatattttcacatgcttattttCATCATCGGCAGATATTTGATgaatatgaaaatgaaacatttttgtgTCATCGGTTTACTAAATTTGTGATGAAATATAATTTGATGTCCAAGGATAACCTGATTGTACCAATTTTAGAAGAGGAAGTTCAGAATTCAGTTTCTGGGGAAAGTGAAGCATGA